The following are encoded in a window of Drosophila simulans strain w501 chromosome 3L, Prin_Dsim_3.1, whole genome shotgun sequence genomic DNA:
- the LOC6739109 gene encoding teneurin-m isoform X6, giving the protein MNPYEYESTLDCRDAGGGPAPAHAHPHAQGRTLPMSGHGRPATDLGPVHGSQTLQHQNQQNLQAAQSSHYDYEYQHLAHRPPDTANNTAQRTHGRQGFLLEGVTPTAPPDVPPRNPTMSRMQNGRLTVNNPNDADFEPSCLVRTPSGNVYIPSGNLNINKGSPIDFKSGSACSTPTKDTLKGYERSTQGCMGPVLPPRSVMNGLPAHHYSAPMNFRKDLVARCSSPWFGIGSISVLFAFVVMLILLTTTGVIKWNQSPPCSVLVGNEASEVTAAKSTNTDLSKLHNSSVRAKNGQGIGLAQGQSGLGAAGVGSGGGSSAATVTTATSNSGTAQGLQSTSASAEATSSAATSSSQSSLTPSLSSSLANANNGGARTFPARSFPPDGTTFGQITLGQKLTKEIQPYSYWNMQFYQSEPAYVKFDYTIPRGASIGVYGRRNALPTHTQYHFKEVLSGFSASTRTARAAHLSITREVTRYMEPGHWFVSLYNDDGDVQELTFYAAVAEDMTQNCPNGCSGNGQCLLGHCQCNPGFGGDDCSESVCPVLCSQHGEYTNGECICNPGWKGKECSLRHDECEVADCSGHGHCVSGKCQCMRGYKGKFCEEVDCPHPNCSGHGFCADGTCICKKGWKGPDCATMDQDALQCLPDCSGHGTFDLDTQTCTCEAKWSGDDCSKELCDLDCGQHGRCEGDACACDPEWGGEYCNTRLCDVRCNEHGQCKNGTCLCVTGWNGKHCTIEGCPNSCAGHGQCRVSGEGQWECRCYEGWDGPDCGIALELNCGDSKDNDKDGLVDCEDPECCASHVCKTSQLCVSAPKPIDVLLRKQPPAITASFFERMKFLIDESSLQNYAKLETFNESRSAVIRGRVVTSLGMGLVGVRVSTTTLLEGFTLTRDDGWFDLMVNGGGAVTLQFGRAPFRPQSRIVQVPWNEVVIIDLVVMSMSEEKGLAVTTTHTCFAHDYDLMKPVVLASWKHGFQGACPDRSAILAESQVIQESLQIPGTGLNLVYHSSRAAGYLSTIKLQLTPDVIPTSLHLIHLRITIEGILFERIFEADPGIKFTYAWNRLNIYRQRVYGVTTAVVKVGYQYTDCTDIVWDIQTTKLSGHDMSISEVGGWNLDIHHRYNFHEGILQKGDGSNIYLRNKPRIILTTMGDGHQRPLECPDCDGLATKQRLLAPVALAAAPDGSLFVGDFNYIRRIMTDGSIRTVVKLNATRVSYRYHMALSPLDGTLYVSDPESHQIIRVRDTNDYSQPELNWEAVVGSGERCLPGDEAHCGDGALAKDAKLAYPKGIAISSDNILYFADGTNIRMVDRDGIVSTLIGNHMHKSHWKPIPCEGTLKLEEMHLRWPTELAVSPMDNTLHIIDDHMILRMTPDGRVRVISGRPLHCATASTAYDTDLATHATLVMPQSIAFGPLGELYVAESDSQRINRVRVIGTDGRIAPFAGAESKCNCLERGCDCFEAEHYLATSAKFNTIAALAVTPDSHVHIADQANYRIRSVMSSIPEASPSREYEIYAPDMQEIYIFNRFGQHVSTRNILTGETTYVFTYNVNTSNGKLSTVTDAAGNKVFLLRDYTSQVNSIENTKGQKCRLRMTRMKMLHELSTPDNYNVTYEYHGPTGLLRTKLDSTGRSYVYNYDEFGRLTSAVTPTGRVIELSFDLSVKGAQVKVSENAQKEMSLLIQGATVIVRNGAAESRTTVDMDGSTTSITPWGHNLQMEVAPYTILAEQSPLLGESYPVPAKQRTEIAGDLANRFEWRYFVRRQQPLQAGKQNKGPPRPVTEVGRKLRVNGDNVLTLEYDRETQSVVVMVDDKQELLNVTYDRTSRPISFRPQSGDYADVDLEYDRFGRLVSWKWGVLQEAYSFDRNGRLNEIKYGDGSTMVYAFKDMFGSLPLKVTTPRRSDYLLQYDDAGALQSLTTPRGHIHAFSLQTSLGFFKYQYYSPINRHPFEILYNDEGQILAKIHPHQSGKVAFVHDTAGRLETILAGLSSTHYTYQDTTSLVKSVEVQEPGFELRREFKYHAGILKDEKLRFGSKNSLASAHYKYAYDGNARLSGIEMAIDDKELPTTRYKYSQNLGQLEVVQDLKITRNAFNRTVIQDSAKQFFAIVDYDQHGRVKSVLMNVKNIDVFRLELDYDLRNRIKSQKTTFGRSTAFDKINYNADGHVVEVLGTNNWKYLFDENGNTVGVVDQGEKFNLGYDIGDRVIKVGDVEFNNYDARGFVVKRGEQKYRYNNRGQLIHSFERERFQSWYYYDDRSRLVAWHDNKGNTTQYYYANPRTPHLVTHVHFPKISRTMKLFYDDRDMLIALEHEDQRYYVATDQNGSPLAFFDQNGSIVKEMKRTPFGRIIKDTKPEFFVPIDFHGGLIDPHTKLVYTEQRQYDPHVGQWMTPLWETLATEMSHPTDVFIYRYHNNDPINPNKPQNYMIDLDSWLQLFGYDLNNMQSSRYTKLAQYTPQASIKSNTLAPDFGVISGLECIVEKTSEKFSDFDFVPKPLLKMEPKMRNLLPRVSYRRGVFGEGVLLSRIGGRALVSVVDGSNSVVQDVVSSVFNNSYFLDLHFSIHDQDVFYFVKDNVLKLRDDNEELRRLGGMFNISTHEISDHGGSAAKELRLHGPDAVVIIKYGVDPEQERHRILKHAHKRAVERAWELEKQLVAAGFQGRGDWTEEEKEELVQHGDVDGWNGIDIHSIHKYPQLADDPGNVAFQRDAKRKRRKTGSSHRSASNRRQLKFGELSA; this is encoded by the exons ACATCAACAAGGGATCACCCATCGACTTCAAGAGCGGCTCGGCCTGCTCCACACCCACAAAGGATACGCTGAAGGGCTACGAGCGGAGCACGCAGGGCTGCATGGGTCCTGTGCTGCCGCCGCGCAGCGTCATGAACGGACTGCCCGCACACCACTACTCGGCGCCGATGAACTTCCGCAAGGACCTGGTCGCGCGCTGCTCCTCGCCGTGGTTCGGTATAGGATCCATCTCGGTGCTCTTCGCCTTCGTGGTCATGCTAATCCTGCTGACCACCACCGGCGTTATAAAATGGAACCAGTCGCCACCCTGCTCCGTTCTAGTCGGCAACGAGGCCTCTGAGGTCACGGCTGCCAAGAGCACGAACACTGACCTCTCCAAGCTGCACAACTCATCGGTGCGAGCGAAGAACGGACAAGGAATCGGACTGGCCCAGGGACAATCGGGACTCGGAGCCGCAGGCGTGGGATCCGGCGGTGGATCTTCGGCGGCCACTGTGACGACGGCCACCTCGAACAGCGGCACCGCCCAAGGACTGCAGTCGACGTCGGCCTCCGCGGAGGCCACGTCCTCGGCGGCCACGTCTTCCTCCCAATCCTCGCTAACGCCTTCGCTGTCCTCGTCCCTGGCGAATGCCAATAATGGAG GAGCCCGAACATTCCCTGCACGCAGTTTCCCACCGGACGGCACCACCTTTGGCCAGATTACTCTCGGCCAGAAGCTGACCAAGGAGATCCAGCCGTACAGCTACTGGAACATGCAGTTTTACCAGTCGGAACCTGCCTACGTTAAGTTCGACTACACGATTCCGAGGGGCGCCTCCATCGGTGTATACGGCCGACGGAACGCCCTGCCCACCCACACGCAGTACCACTTTAAGGAAGTGCTCAGCGGATTTAGTGCCAGCACACGAACGGCCCGGGCCGCTCAC CTGTCGATAACGCGGGAGGTGACACGCTATATGGAGCCGGGGCACTGGTTCGTCTCGCTCTACAACGACGACGGGGACGTGCAGGAACTGACCTTCTACGCGGCCGTAGCCGAGGACATGACCCAAAACTGTCCCAACGGCTGCTCCGGCAACGGTCAGTGCCTGCTGGGACACTGCCAGTGCAACCCCGGCTTCGGGGGCGACGACTGCAGCGAGAGCGTGTGCCCCGTACTGTGCTCCCAACATGGCGAGTACACCAACGGGGAGTGCATCTGTAACCCGGGTTGGAAGGGCAAGGAGTGCTCCCTGCGTCACGACGAGTGCGAGGTGGCCGACTGCAGTGGGCACGGCCACTGTGTCAGTGGAAAATGCCAATGCATGCGCGGCTACAAGGGCAAATTCTGCGAAGAAG TGGACTGCCCACATCCGAACTGCTCAGGCCACGGATTCTGCGCCGATGGCACTTGCATCTGCAAGAAGGGCTGGAAGGGACCTGACTGCGCAACCATGGACCAGGATGCGCTGCAGTGCCTCCCCGATTGTTCCGGACACGGCACCTTCGACCTGGACACACAGACCTGTACCTGCGAGGCAAAGTGGAGTGGGGACGACTGTTCCAAGGAGCTGTGCGACTTGGACTGCGGTCAGCACGGACGTTGTGAAGGTGACGCTTGTGCATGCGACCCGGAGTGGGGCGGCGAGTATTGCAACACCCGGTTGTGCGACGTCCGCTGTAACGAGCATGGCCAGTGCAAGAATGGTACTTGTCTGTGCGTTACTGGATGGAATGGAAAGCACTGCACCATTGAGGGCTGTCCCAATAGCTGCGCCGGGCATGGCCAGTGCCGTGTAAGCGGCGAGGGTCAATGGGAGTGCCGCTGCTACGAGGGCTGGGACGGGCCGGACTGCGGGATTGCACTGGAGTTGAACTGTGGCGACAGCAAGGACAACGACAAGG ATGGCTTGGTTGATTGCGAGGATCCCGAGTGCTGTGCCAGCCACGTATGCAAGACCTCCCAACTATGTGTTTCAGCTCCGAAGCCCATTGATGTGCTGCTCAGAAAGCAGCCGCCAGCTATTACGGCCTCCTTCTTTGAGCGGATGAAGTTCCTCATCGACGAGAGCAGCCTGCAAAACTACGCCAAACTGGAAACCTTTAACGAAAG TCGATCAGCGGTGATCAGAGGCCGCGTTGTTACATCTCTGGGCATGGGCCTGGTGGGTGTGCGAGTGTCCACCACCACGCTCCTGGAGGGCTTCACCCTGACCCGAGACGATGGATGGTTCGACCTAATGGTTAACGGTGGTGGAGCCGTGACGCTGCAGTTCGGACGCGCACCTTTCCGACCGCAGTCGCGCATCGTGCAAGTTCCATGGAACGAAGTGGTCATCATTGACTTGGTCGTCATGAGTATGTCCGAGGAAAAGGGATTGGCCGTAACTACGACACACACGTGCTTTGCACACGACTACGACCTGATGAAGCCCGTGGTGCTGGCTTCGTGGAAGCACGGATTCCAGGGAGCCTGTCCCGATCGCAGCGCCATTCTGGCTGAATCTCAGGTGATTCAGGAGTCGTTGCAGATCCCGGGTACAGGCCTCAACCTGGTTTACCACTCATCGCGTGCTGCCGGCTACCTGTCCACTATTAAGCTGCAGTTAACTCCGGATGTGATTCCGACATCGCTACATCTAATCCATCTCCGCATAACAATCGAGGGAATACTGTTTGAACGAATATTCGAAGCAGATCCGGGCATCAAGTTCACGTACGCCTGGAACCGACTCAATATCTACCGGCAACGAGTCTACGGTGTAACCACGGCCGTGGTGAAGGTTGGATACCAGTACACCGACTGTACTGACATTGTGTGGGACATCCAAACAACTAAGCTAAGCGGTCACGACATGTCCATCTCggaagtgggtgggtggaacCTGGACATCCATCACCGCTACAACTTCCACGAGGGAATCCTGCAAAAGGGCGACGGCTCAAACATATATCTGCGCAATAAGCCGCGAATCATCCTGACCACAATGGGAGATGGCCACCAGCGGCCTCTGGAGTGTCCCGACTGCGACGGTCTGGCGACAAAGCAGCGACTACTGGCACCCGTCGCCCTGGCCGCCGCTCCTGACGGCAGCCTTTTCGTCGGTGATTTCAATTACATCCGCCGCATCATGACCGACGGCAGCATCCGCACTGTGGTCAAGCTGAATGCGACTCGCGTCTCGTACCGCTACCACATGGCCCTCAGCCCGCTCGACGGAACTCTTTATGTTTCGGATCCAGAATCACACCAAATCATTCGGGTACGCGACACCAACGACTACTCGCAACCGGAACTGAACTGGGAAGCGGTTGTGGGCTCCGGGGAGCGCTGTCTTCCTGGTGACGAAGCGCACTGCGGCGATGGGGCACTGGCCAAGGATGCCAAATTGGCTTATCCGAAAGGCATTGCGATTTCGAGCGACAACATCTTGTACTTTGCAGACGGAACTAATATCCGTATGGTGGACCGGGATGGAATTGTAAGCACTCTGATCGGCAACCACATGCACAAGTCCCACTGGAAACCAATTCCCTGCGAGGGAACCCTgaagctggaggagatgcATCTTCGCTGGCCCACTGAGCTGGCAGTCTCCCCGATGGACAACACGTTGCACATAATCGACGACCACATGATCCTGCGCATGACACCAGACGGTCGTGTGCGCGTCATCTCCGGCCGGCCTCTACATTGCGCCACAGCCTCCACTGCCTACGATACGGATCTGGCAACCCACGCCACCCTGGTGATGCCGCAGTCTATCGCGTTCGGTCCACTCGGTGAGCTTTACGTGGCAGAAAGCGACTCGCAACGAATAAACCGGGTGCGCGTGATCGGCACGGACGGAAGGATCGCTCCGTTTGCTGGTGCCGAATCCAAGTGCAATTGCCTGGAGCGGGGATGCGACTGCTTCGAGGCGGAACACTACCTGGCCACCAGTGCCAAGTTCAATACGATCGCCGCCCTGGCTGTCACACCCGATAGCCATGTACACATCGCGGACCAGGCCAACTACCGTATCCGATCCGTTATGTCGAGCATCCCAGAGGCAAGTCCTTCGCGCGAGTACGAGATCTACGCACCTGACATGCAGGAGATATACATTTTCAACCGATTCGGACAGCACGTGTCCACACGCAACATCTTGACCGGAGAGACGACCTACGTGTTTACCTACAACGTAAACACCTCCAACGGAAAACTGAGCACCGTAACAGACGCGGCTGGCAACAAAGTGTTCCTGCTTCGAGATTACACCTCTCAGGTCAATTCCATCGAGAACACGAAGGGTCAAAAGTGCCGCCTGCGCATGACCAGGATGAAAATGCTGCACGAGCTGAGCACTCCGGACAACTACAATGTGACCTACGAATATCACGGCCCCACCGGTCTGCTGCGAACTAAGCTGGACTCCACCGGACGATCCTACGTGTACAACTACGATGAGTTTGGTCGCCTCACTTCCGCAGTGACTCCCACCGGTCGTGTCATCGAGCTCAGCTTCGACCTGAGCGTGAAGGGAGCCCAGGTGAAGGTTTCGGAGAACGCCCAAAAGGAGATGTCTCTGCTGATCCAAGGTGCCACCGTTATTGTGCGCAACGGAGCCGCCGAGTCGCGTACTACCGTTGACATGGACGGCTCCACCACAAGCATCACTCCATGGGGCCACAACCTCCAGATGGAGGTGGCACCTTACACCATTCTGGCAGAACAAAGTCCACTCCTTGGCGAGAGCTACCCTGTGCCGGCTAAGCAACGCACCGAGATTGCTGGTGACTTGGCCAACAGGTTTGAGTGGCGCTACTTTGTACGCCGGCAGCAGCCGCTGCAAGCGGGAAAACAGAACAAGGGACCGCCACGTCCCGTAACCGAAGTTGGACGCAAGCTGCGCGTAAACGGAGACAACGTGCTTACCTTGGAGTACGACCGCGAAACCCAGTCGGTGGTCGTTATGGTAGACGACAAGCAGGAGCTGCTTAACGTGACCTACGATCGCACTTCCCGCCCCATCAGCTTCCGACCGCAGTCCGGCGACTACGCCGACGTGGACTTGGAGTACGATCGATTCGGACGTCTGGTCAGTTGGAAGTGGGGTGTCCTGCAAGAAGCCTACTCTTTCGATCGCAATGGCCGTCTGAACGAGATCAAGTACGGCGATGGCTCAACAATGGTCTACGCATTCAAGGACATGTTTGGCTCGTTACCGCTGAAGGTGACTACGCCTAGACGCTCTGATTATCTCCTGCAGTACGATGATGCAGGTGCACTCCAGAGCCTGACGACACCTCGTGGCCACATTCACGCATTCTCCCTGCAAACTTCTCTTGGCTTCTTTAAGTACCAATACTATTCACCAATCAACCGACACCCCTTCGAGATTCTATATAACGACGAAGGACAGATCTTGGCCAAGATCCACCCGCACCAATCTGGCAAG GTGGCTTTCGTACATGACACTGCCGGACGACTGGAGACCATCCTCGCAGGATTGTCCAGCACCCACTATACCTACCAGGATACAACTAGCCTGGTGAAGTCTGTGGAGGTGCAGGAGCCGGGCTTCGAGTTGCGACGAGAGTTTAAATACCATGCCGGTATCCTGAAGGACGAGAAGTTGCGCTTCGGCTCCAAGAACTCGCTGGCCTCGGCGCACTACAAGTACGCCTACGACGGAAACGCCCGACTCAGCGGCATCGAGATGGCCATCGACGATAAGGAATTACCAACCACGCGGTACAAGTACAGCCAAAACTTGGGTCAACTGGAGGTCGTGCAGGACCTGAAGATCACGCGCAACGCTTTTAACCGAACAGTCATACAGGACTCAGCCAAACAATTCTTCGCCATTGTGGACTACGACCAGCATGGACGGGTTAAGAGCGTGCTAATGAACGTGAAGAACATTGATGTGTTCCGCCTGGAGTTGGACTACGATCTTCGCAACCGTATCAAGTCGCAAAAGACGACCTTCGGTAGATCGACGGCCTTTGATAAGATTAACTACAATGCCGACGGCCATGTTGTTGAGGTCCTGGGCACCAACAACTGGAAGTATCTGTTCGACGAGAACGGCAACACTGTTGGCGTGGTTGACCAGGGTGAGAAGTTCAACCTGGGCTACGACATCGGAGACCGGGTGATCAAGGTAGGCGATGTGGAGTTCAACAACTACGATGCCCGCGGCTTCGTTGTGAAGCGCGGTGAGCAGAAGTACCGGTATAACAACCGCGGACAACTGATTCACTCGTTCGAAAGGGAACGTTTCCAGAGCTGGTACTACTACGACGACCGCAGCCGCCTGGTGGCGTGGCATGACAACAAGGGTAACACCACGCAGTACTACTACGCCAATCCTCGCACTCCTCACCTCGTGACCCACGTTCACTTCCCCAAGATCAGCCGCACCATGAAGCTGTTCTACGATGACCGCGACATGCTAATCGCTCTGGAGCATGAGGACCAGCGCTACTACGTTGCCACCGACCAGAACGGCTCGCCACTAGCCTTCTTTGATCAGAATGGCAGCATTGTCAAGGAAATGAAGCGAACGCCCTTCGGCCGAATCATTAAGGACACTAAGCCGGAGTTCTTTGTGCCCATCGACTTTCACGGCGGACTGATCGACCCACACACCAAGCTGGTGTACACCGAGCAGCGGCAGTACGACCCGCACGTAGGTCAATGGATGACTCCGCTGTGGGAGACGCTCGCCACGGAGATGTCACACCCGACGGATGTGTTTATCTACCGCTACCACAACAACGACCCCATCAACCCGAACAAACCCCAAAACTATATGATCGATCTGGATTCCTGGCTCCAGTTATTCGGCTACGACTTGAACAACATGCAAAGCAGCCGCTACACCAAGCTGGCCCAGTATACGCCGCAGGCCTCCATCAAGTCAAACACGTTGGCCCCTGACTTTGGCGTCATCTCCGGCCTGGAGTGTATCGTGGAAAAAACAAGCGAGAAGTTCAGtgactttgactttgtgcCGAAGCCGCTGCTGAAAATGGAGCCAAAGATGCGCAACTTGCTGCCGCGTGTCAGCTACCGGCGCGGTGTGTTTGGCGAAGGTGTACTCCTCTCGAGAATCGGCGGACGGGCATTGGTTAGCGTGGTCGACGGATCAAACAGCGTGGTGCAGGACGTAGTGAGCAGCGTGTTCAACAACTCATACTTCCTTGACCTGCACTTCAGCATCCACGACCAAGACGTATTTTACTTCGTAAAGGATAATGTCCTGAAACTGCGCGATGACAACGAGGAGCTGCGTCGCCTTGGCGGCATGTTCAACATATCAACACATGAAATCAGCGACCACGGAGGCAGCGCCGCTAAGGAGCTGCGACTTCATGGCCCCGACGCCGTTGTCATTATCAAATACGGCGTTGATCCCGAGCAGGAGCGCCACCGCATCCTAAAGCATGCTCACAAGCGGGCAGTGGAGCGGGCTTGGGAGTTGGAGAAGCAGCTGGTGGCTGCCGGCTTCCAAGGCCGTGGCGACTGGACCGAGGAGGAGAAAGAGGAGCTCGTCCAGCACGGTGACGTCGACGGCTGGAACGGAATCGATATCCACAGCATACACAAGTATCCGCAGCTGGCCGACGACCCCGGTAACGTGGCTTTCCAGCGGGACGCGAAGCGGAAGCGACGCAAGACCGGTAGCAGCCATCGGAGTGCCTCCAACCGCCGCCAGCTCAAGTTCGGCGAGCTGAGTGCGTGA